The following proteins are encoded in a genomic region of Aquella oligotrophica:
- a CDS encoding response regulator — translation MEKQILIVDDELGIRELLRECLEDEGYLVKLAENALEADKMVKEYRFDLILMDVWLPDMDGVSLFKRFLSNGIVTPVIMMSGHASITSALEAIRIGARDFLEKPLSLSKLLPLVDKHILKERTNSEGVLEDISEIITLDLNNQLKNIKETLERRYFLYHMNKQKGNITKIAEVSGVDRAHLYRKFKNLGIKIK, via the coding sequence ATGGAAAAACAAATATTAATTGTTGATGACGAACTTGGGATACGTGAATTATTACGTGAATGTCTTGAAGATGAAGGATATTTGGTAAAATTAGCAGAAAATGCCCTTGAAGCAGATAAAATGGTTAAAGAATACAGATTTGATCTGATTCTAATGGATGTATGGCTACCTGATATGGATGGGGTTTCTTTATTTAAACGGTTCTTGTCAAATGGGATTGTTACACCTGTAATCATGATGTCCGGGCATGCTTCGATAACTAGTGCTCTTGAAGCAATACGAATAGGAGCTAGGGATTTTCTTGAAAAGCCACTTTCATTAAGCAAGCTATTGCCATTAGTTGATAAACATATTCTTAAAGAAAGAACTAATAGTGAAGGTGTTTTGGAGGATATCTCTGAAATAATTACACTTGATTTAAATAATCAATTAAAAAATATTAAAGAGACACTTGAGCGAAGATATTTTCTTTATCATATGAATAAACAAAAAGGAAATATAACTAAAATAGCTGAAGTTTCGGGTGTTGATCGAGCTCATTTATATAGAAAATTTAAAAATTTGGGTATTAAGATAAAATAA
- a CDS encoding sensor histidine kinase: MKNINIGFLLVLAILIIFSYFYVTVYSKYDVILYLNDYKEIIQLNHIIEVLLVLTISFFVYKIFFRSNVFGSKITKKIFILLSLMVIIPSLINIKIANYFIDNTVNRLFNPQIEELFNNSFNIAEESIKYFSKELKKKTTIATEYLKIIDQSDNNFNLEKIKNIIDVNNLRIYDISGKLLLNDSLNINGFLPVHLSQPLIAKIQSNGYYYEINKDLQGDYVFYYYQIYDKNKIIVLSQNAPEFIRVDNTKLVQNKDLYLGLLSNKDHLKDVYTSTLIISVLLSISIAVLLSIFFAQFLIKRLSSLIENIQSIKQGSFNNKNLVYGNDELSDLITAFNEMSQNLDRVRKLEKFQKEQITSYKNYLESLINNLSLSVIVYDEKYNIKNINLISHEILGVDLENLKGTPLNLWGKIYSHLDRLIEIIENNFSNKNNDWEENVIIRDGYNIKTLFVKTIKFNTSDEILYITLISDVTNLIKAKQNQAWADIAKRLAHEIKNPLTPIVLSAERIEMKLTPKLTTEDQTFLQRLVKQIIIQVEDLKELVNKFRDFANISKPSLSRMGVIQFFTQFYILYENIDYIKLDKNFSEEELFFMGDSSLLRQVFHNLVKNAIESVELTENKQVLVHISKENSYIKILIKDNGPGFDKIIIENLFEPYRTTKGVKGSGLGMAIVKKIIDEHNGKIEVFNDNGANVVVKLPLVE, encoded by the coding sequence ATGAAAAATATTAATATTGGTTTTTTGTTAGTTTTAGCAATTTTAATAATATTTAGTTATTTTTATGTTACTGTATATTCTAAATATGATGTTATTTTGTATTTAAATGACTATAAAGAGATAATTCAGTTAAATCATATTATAGAGGTATTATTAGTTTTAACTATAAGTTTTTTTGTATATAAGATATTTTTTAGATCAAATGTCTTTGGTTCTAAAATAACAAAGAAAATATTTATATTATTGTCATTAATGGTAATTATCCCTTCATTGATAAATATAAAAATTGCCAACTACTTTATTGATAATACAGTTAATCGTTTATTTAATCCACAAATCGAAGAGTTATTTAATAATAGCTTTAATATTGCCGAAGAAAGTATAAAGTATTTTTCAAAAGAATTAAAGAAAAAAACTACAATTGCAACTGAATACTTAAAAATTATTGATCAAAGTGATAATAACTTTAATCTTGAGAAGATTAAAAATATAATCGATGTGAACAATCTTAGAATTTATGATATAAGTGGCAAGTTATTACTTAATGACAGTTTAAACATAAATGGCTTTTTGCCAGTACATTTATCACAACCGCTAATAGCTAAGATACAAAGTAATGGTTATTATTATGAGATAAATAAAGATTTACAAGGGGATTATGTATTTTATTATTACCAGATTTATGATAAAAATAAAATAATAGTATTATCGCAAAATGCACCGGAATTTATTCGAGTTGATAATACTAAGTTAGTTCAGAATAAAGATTTGTATTTAGGTTTACTAAGTAACAAAGATCATTTAAAAGATGTTTATACTAGCACATTGATTATTAGTGTTTTATTATCTATTTCAATCGCTGTCTTACTGTCAATATTTTTTGCTCAATTTCTTATAAAACGGTTAAGTAGTTTAATTGAAAATATTCAGTCAATAAAACAAGGTTCATTTAATAATAAAAATCTGGTTTACGGTAATGATGAATTATCTGATTTGATAACCGCATTCAATGAAATGAGTCAGAATCTTGATAGAGTTAGAAAACTTGAAAAATTTCAAAAAGAGCAAATTACTTCTTACAAAAACTATCTTGAAAGTTTAATTAATAACCTGAGTTTGAGTGTAATAGTTTATGATGAGAAATATAATATAAAAAATATTAATTTAATAAGCCATGAAATATTAGGTGTTGATCTTGAGAATTTAAAAGGAACTCCATTGAATCTATGGGGTAAAATTTATTCTCATCTTGATAGATTAATTGAAATTATAGAAAATAATTTTTCAAATAAAAATAATGATTGGGAAGAAAATGTTATTATTCGCGATGGTTATAATATAAAAACTTTATTTGTTAAAACAATAAAATTTAATACAAGTGATGAAATACTTTATATAACATTAATTAGCGATGTAACTAATTTAATAAAAGCGAAACAGAATCAAGCTTGGGCGGATATAGCAAAGCGGTTGGCACATGAGATTAAAAATCCTTTGACGCCGATAGTTTTATCCGCTGAGCGAATAGAAATGAAGTTAACACCTAAATTAACTACAGAAGATCAAACATTCTTACAGCGATTGGTTAAACAGATTATCATTCAGGTTGAGGATTTAAAAGAGTTAGTAAATAAATTCAGAGATTTTGCTAACATAAGTAAGCCTTCATTATCTAGAATGGGAGTTATTCAATTTTTTACTCAATTTTATATTTTATATGAAAATATAGACTATATTAAGCTTGATAAAAATTTTAGCGAAGAAGAATTATTTTTTATGGGAGATAGCAGTCTCTTACGTCAGGTTTTCCATAATTTAGTTAAAAATGCTATTGAAAGTGTGGAATTAACTGAAAATAAGCAGGTATTGGTACATATTTCCAAAGAAAATAGCTATATTAAAATTTTAATTAAAGATAATGGTCCAGGATTTGATAAAATCATCATTGAAAACCTATTTGAACCATATCGTACAACTAAAGGTGTTAAGGGAAGTGGTCTGGGGATGGCAATTGTGAAGAAAATTATAGACGAACATAACGGTAAAATTGAAGTATTTAATGACAATGGTGCCAATGTAGTAGTAAAATTACCACTTGTAGAATAA
- a CDS encoding transcription antitermination factor NusB — protein MDNMQEYHLIIKCLKEIYSGKNLKEVILKVDDNKYRNKIKNHCYQILKNYYSIKFILTRLLKKIPNQDVYLILQMGIYEITYSVKPPYAIVNDLVNLTKKYNGKYKNLVNAVLQNYLRKKDLLKQELIDYKVGANLSNWLSDKIIEYYPNKYEQIFNALNADVKITLRVNKRKTNIEKYIEVLEDNEIEYKVLNNVIILEKENNIINIPFFADGYVSIQDSAAQYISDILAKYSIQPKRILDACAAPGGKTCLLLENYDLDLTALDNSQNRLDKIKENLNRLDLNCKCILADAASKDWWDYNKFDFILADVPCSAIGTIKKNPDIRVNRLETDISKFVGLQRKIVVNLFDMLETNGYMLYVTCSILKDENEDNIKWFSNNIVGFELITDIQILPDLYNDGLYYALIRKLSK, from the coding sequence ATGGATAATATGCAAGAATATCATTTAATAATAAAGTGTTTGAAAGAAATCTATAGTGGCAAAAATTTAAAAGAGGTAATTTTAAAAGTTGATGATAACAAATATCGTAATAAAATAAAAAACCACTGTTATCAGATATTAAAAAATTATTATTCAATTAAATTTATATTAACTAGATTACTAAAAAAAATACCTAATCAAGATGTTTATTTGATTCTGCAAATGGGTATATATGAAATTACTTATTCAGTTAAACCACCCTATGCAATAGTTAATGATTTAGTTAATTTAACAAAAAAGTATAACGGAAAATATAAAAATTTAGTTAATGCAGTTCTTCAAAATTATTTACGAAAGAAAGATTTATTAAAGCAAGAGTTAATAGATTATAAAGTTGGTGCAAATCTATCAAATTGGTTAAGTGATAAAATTATAGAATATTATCCTAATAAGTATGAGCAAATATTTAATGCTTTGAATGCAGATGTTAAAATAACATTAAGAGTTAACAAACGGAAAACAAATATCGAAAAATATATTGAAGTTTTAGAAGATAATGAAATCGAATATAAGGTTCTTAATAATGTTATTATTTTAGAAAAAGAAAATAATATTATAAATATACCATTTTTCGCAGATGGTTATGTAAGTATTCAAGATTCAGCGGCACAATATATATCAGATATTTTAGCTAAATATTCAATACAGCCAAAGAGAATATTAGATGCATGTGCTGCACCTGGAGGAAAGACTTGTTTATTACTTGAGAATTATGATCTGGATTTAACTGCACTTGATAATTCGCAAAATCGATTAGATAAAATAAAAGAAAATTTAAACCGATTAGATTTAAATTGTAAATGTATATTAGCTGATGCAGCGAGTAAAGATTGGTGGGATTATAATAAATTTGACTTTATCTTAGCTGATGTTCCATGTTCTGCCATAGGGACAATTAAAAAAAATCCAGATATTAGGGTAAATAGATTGGAAACAGATATTTCAAAGTTTGTTGGATTACAGCGAAAGATAGTAGTAAATTTATTTGATATGCTTGAAACTAATGGTTATATGCTTTATGTTACATGCTCAATTTTAAAAGATGAGAATGAAGATAATATTAAATGGTTTAGTAATAATATAGTTGGATTTGAATTAATTACTGATATACAGATTCTTCCAGATTTATATAATGATGGTTTATATTATGCTTTAATAAGAAAATTATCTAAATAG
- a CDS encoding ferredoxin--NADP reductase, whose amino-acid sequence MAKEGKYTIQKVTYIKQWTDHLFSFKITRDESFKFIPGQFARLGVKKEDETIVWRPYSIVSADYDEELEFYSIVVPDGEFTQRLKNIKINDDIYIDKTNYGLLTTDRFENGKDLWFLSTGTGLAPFISIMYDFSVWEQYDKVILVHCTRLSEELTYQETINEFFTHEYYGELVKDKLKYVKITTREKNEADLYGRITDLIVNKELEDFVGIPFTVENSRVMICGNPQMVDDTRRLLAERGLTISRRGNPGNMAVENYW is encoded by the coding sequence ATGGCTAAAGAAGGTAAATATACAATACAAAAAGTAACATATATTAAACAATGGACAGATCATCTATTTAGCTTCAAAATTACTCGAGATGAATCTTTTAAATTCATTCCTGGACAATTTGCCAGATTAGGAGTAAAAAAAGAAGACGAAACTATTGTATGGAGACCTTACTCTATAGTTTCAGCTGATTATGATGAAGAACTCGAATTTTATTCTATTGTAGTTCCAGATGGTGAATTTACACAAAGATTAAAAAACATTAAAATAAATGATGATATTTATATTGATAAAACGAATTATGGATTATTAACAACAGATAGGTTTGAAAATGGTAAAGATCTATGGTTTTTATCAACTGGTACTGGGTTAGCCCCATTTATATCTATAATGTATGACTTTAGTGTTTGGGAGCAATACGATAAAGTTATCTTAGTACACTGTACTCGATTATCTGAAGAGTTAACTTATCAAGAAACGATTAATGAATTTTTCACACATGAATATTACGGTGAGTTGGTAAAAGATAAATTAAAGTATGTAAAGATTACTACTAGAGAAAAAAATGAAGCTGATTTATATGGTAGAATTACTGATCTTATTGTTAATAAAGAATTAGAAGATTTCGTAGGTATTCCTTTTACTGTTGAAAATAGTAGAGTTATGATTTGTGGTAACCCACAAATGGTTGATGATACACGAAGGTTACTTGCTGAAAGAGGATTAACTATATCCAGACGAGGAAATCCTGGTAATATGGCTGTAGAAAATTATTGGTAA
- the waaC gene encoding lipopolysaccharide heptosyltransferase I, with product MKQQINILIIRLSSIGDIFHTLTVLPDIKKKFPDSNIDWCVDKSFEKIVKLSPLVDNVLSIPLRKWKKNKLTWFFKLLDYKKRLSDKKYDYIIDTQGLIKSAFITKFLFNGKLYGLDKKSAREPLSSVFYDYKYNVNQNNIAVIRLRGLIAKIFDLDIDYNQIELPIIFNDCGIKLSANSILFLHGTSKESKKWDINNWKVLTEYILENSDNDIYLTFSNSEEELFANSLRSLVNDNRVKIVYKMEFALLADLINKVKLIIGVDTGFTHLANLLGKPTLAIYQDSDPSYVGIFKYNNSSNFGGNKLKVSASEIINYIQSNKLL from the coding sequence ATGAAGCAACAAATAAATATTCTTATCATTAGACTTTCTTCAATTGGTGATATATTTCATACATTAACTGTATTGCCTGATATAAAGAAAAAATTTCCAGATAGTAATATTGATTGGTGTGTTGATAAATCATTTGAAAAAATAGTTAAATTATCACCTTTAGTTGATAATGTATTATCGATTCCTTTAAGAAAATGGAAAAAAAATAAGTTAACTTGGTTTTTTAAATTATTAGATTATAAAAAAAGACTAAGTGATAAAAAATATGATTATATAATTGATACACAAGGGCTAATTAAATCTGCATTTATTACTAAATTTTTATTTAATGGTAAGTTATATGGGCTTGATAAAAAATCTGCACGTGAGCCTTTATCAAGTGTATTTTATGATTATAAATATAACGTTAATCAAAATAATATAGCGGTTATTCGCTTAAGAGGTTTGATAGCTAAAATTTTTGATCTTGATATAGATTACAATCAGATTGAGCTTCCTATTATTTTCAATGATTGTGGAATTAAATTATCCGCAAATAGTATTTTATTTTTGCATGGTACTTCTAAAGAGTCCAAAAAATGGGATATAAATAATTGGAAAGTACTAACTGAATACATTTTAGAAAACTCGGATAATGATATTTATTTGACTTTTAGTAATAGTGAAGAAGAATTATTTGCTAATTCGCTTAGATCATTAGTAAACGATAACCGTGTTAAAATAGTTTATAAAATGGAGTTTGCTTTGTTAGCAGATTTAATTAACAAAGTTAAACTTATTATTGGTGTTGATACTGGGTTCACTCATTTGGCAAATCTTTTAGGCAAGCCAACCTTAGCAATATATCAAGATAGCGATCCATCTTATGTAGGGATATTTAAATATAATAATTCATCTAATTTTGGTGGAAATAAACTAAAAGTATCTGCCAGTGAAATAATCAATTATATACAAAGTAATAAATTATTATAA
- a CDS encoding 3-deoxy-D-manno-octulosonic acid transferase, whose translation MIFIYSFLLYLISPLLPLYLKYRGKKNPDYLLNWNERFGINLKTPLKKIIWIHAVSVGETRATIKLIKLLSDSYPEYQILITNMTPTGRKTARNLFPNAIVHYIPYDLYFSVRKFYKTFKPAIGIIMETEIWPNLIWQSKKFKIPLYLANARLSYRSYNGYNRFKYLLMPVINQLKGILCQEENTLNNFKNLGYTGDLTIVGNTKFDLELPENFLSVKESLNKIIDNRKIICFASTRDGEEDLILDNIDLSLDVIYLIIPRHPERFSLLAETLEKRSIKYIRRSQNKPLAKDDKIIIGDSMGEMLAYYAISEIVVIGGSINDFGGQNPLEAFFMDKPVLFGKSMYNFSKIAKDSLDTGCAIQFDNIQNLKKIIDDLLINDDLYCQLKNKCKLFMDKYQGASQRIYDIVNKDL comes from the coding sequence ATGATTTTTATTTATTCATTTCTTTTATATCTAATATCACCTTTATTGCCTTTATATTTAAAATATCGTGGAAAAAAAAATCCAGATTATCTTCTTAATTGGAATGAAAGATTTGGTATAAATCTCAAAACACCCTTAAAAAAAATAATTTGGATTCATGCAGTTTCAGTTGGTGAAACTAGAGCCACTATAAAACTAATAAAACTATTAAGTGATAGTTATCCTGAATATCAAATATTGATTACAAATATGACTCCAACTGGTAGAAAAACAGCAAGAAATCTTTTTCCAAACGCAATTGTCCATTATATTCCATATGATTTATATTTCTCGGTTAGAAAATTTTATAAAACGTTTAAACCTGCTATTGGTATTATTATGGAAACCGAGATCTGGCCAAATTTGATTTGGCAAAGTAAGAAGTTTAAAATACCTCTTTATCTTGCAAACGCTCGTTTATCTTATAGATCATATAACGGTTATAATAGGTTCAAATATTTATTAATGCCAGTTATTAATCAACTTAAAGGTATTTTATGTCAGGAAGAAAATACTTTAAATAATTTTAAAAATCTTGGTTATACTGGAGATTTAACTATTGTTGGTAATACCAAATTTGATTTAGAGCTCCCGGAAAATTTTCTATCAGTTAAAGAATCTCTTAATAAAATTATTGATAATAGAAAAATAATATGTTTTGCTTCAACACGTGATGGTGAAGAAGATCTTATTTTAGATAATATTGATTTGAGTCTTGATGTTATTTATCTTATAATCCCAAGACACCCGGAAAGATTTTCTCTTTTGGCTGAGACTCTTGAAAAGAGATCGATTAAATATATTAGAAGATCGCAGAATAAACCGCTAGCAAAAGATGATAAAATCATTATTGGTGATAGTATGGGCGAAATGCTTGCTTATTACGCAATCAGTGAAATAGTTGTTATAGGTGGAAGCATAAATGATTTTGGTGGACAAAATCCATTAGAAGCATTTTTTATGGATAAACCGGTGCTATTTGGTAAATCTATGTATAATTTTAGTAAAATAGCCAAGGACTCGCTAGATACTGGTTGTGCGATTCAATTTGATAATATTCAGAATTTGAAAAAAATTATAGATGACTTATTGATTAATGATGATTTATATTGTCAATTGAAGAATAAGTGCAAGTTATTTATGGATAAATATCAGGGTGCTTCTCAAAGAATATACGATATTGTAAATAAAGATTTATAG
- a CDS encoding SDR family oxidoreductase — translation MKKAIVVTGATSGIGLECVRQFLTIDNLYIFALGRNIDSLKPLECDRLIVKQIDVLNANDISLLIENISTEYVIDGLINGAGVAYSGDFLDIDHDENEQMIKVNTIGLTNMIETILPIMRANKKGTILNLSSLADRYPRPNTTVYAATKAYVKSISDSLRVQNAKFNIRVVNISPALVDTPMLTKLRGDIDTVNVSDFVNIVKFIYMQPHNICIRDIVVAPTYYEG, via the coding sequence ATGAAAAAAGCAATTGTAGTAACTGGTGCAACAAGTGGTATTGGTCTTGAGTGTGTTAGACAGTTTTTAACTATTGATAACTTATATATATTTGCATTGGGAAGAAATATTGATTCTTTAAAACCTTTAGAATGCGATCGATTAATAGTTAAGCAGATAGATGTATTAAATGCTAACGATATAAGTTTATTAATTGAAAATATTTCTACTGAGTATGTAATTGATGGTTTAATTAATGGAGCGGGGGTTGCGTATTCGGGTGATTTTTTAGATATAGATCATGATGAAAACGAACAGATGATTAAAGTAAATACAATTGGACTTACCAATATGATTGAAACTATATTGCCAATTATGCGCGCGAATAAAAAAGGAACTATTTTAAATCTTAGTTCTCTAGCCGATCGTTATCCACGACCTAATACTACTGTTTACGCAGCAACTAAAGCTTATGTTAAAAGTATAAGTGATTCTTTACGTGTACAGAATGCTAAATTTAATATTCGAGTAGTAAATATTTCACCTGCACTAGTTGATACACCAATGTTAACAAAATTACGTGGTGATATTGATACTGTTAATGTAAGTGATTTTGTTAATATAGTTAAATTTATTTATATGCAACCACATAATATTTGTATTCGGGATATTGTGGTTGCGCCTACTTATTATGAAGGTTAA
- the parA gene encoding ParA family partition ATPase, which produces MSAKIIIVTNQKGGCGKTTLAMNVAGVLGLNNKTLLIDGDPQGSASRWAASSSDEKPFPAAVMSLAAVNDKVNREIKKYIDDYEYIVVDCPPAIDNKFTSSALLIADLALVPIVPSPTDLWAAIGIQNLISNVSEINEKLQARLVANMCQTNASISKEALSLIEEFDFPKMTTDIYQRTAYRQSAALGGTVFDLDNQKAREEIKALVSEIIDALN; this is translated from the coding sequence ATGAGTGCAAAAATAATTATTGTTACTAATCAAAAAGGTGGTTGTGGTAAAACAACCTTGGCTATGAATGTGGCTGGTGTATTAGGTTTAAACAACAAAACGTTACTGATTGATGGTGATCCACAAGGTAGTGCTAGTAGATGGGCAGCAAGTAGTAGTGATGAAAAGCCTTTTCCGGCAGCAGTTATGAGTCTTGCTGCTGTAAATGATAAGGTAAATCGTGAGATAAAAAAATATATTGATGATTATGAATATATAGTAGTAGATTGTCCTCCTGCGATTGATAATAAATTTACTTCTTCAGCTTTATTAATTGCTGATTTGGCATTAGTTCCAATTGTTCCTAGCCCAACTGATCTTTGGGCTGCGATTGGTATTCAAAATTTAATTTCAAATGTGAGTGAAATTAATGAAAAATTACAAGCTAGGCTTGTAGCAAATATGTGCCAGACAAATGCTAGTATTTCAAAAGAAGCGTTAAGCTTGATTGAAGAATTTGATTTTCCTAAAATGACTACTGATATTTATCAACGTACTGCCTATCGCCAGTCTGCTGCTTTGGGTGGTACAGTTTTTGATCTGGATAATCAGAAAGCTCGCGAAGAAATAAAGGCTCTTGTTAGTGAAATTATTGATGCATTAAACTAA
- the ung gene encoding uracil-DNA glycosylase → MNLTYLAQDWDSLDNYWKDFFYNNCHNTILEIDRELTLISKNSIIYPPKSKIFYALSGLNPANIKVVIIGQDPYHGENQANGLAFAVNHGTTLPPSLKNIFKELILEFNPILTELNASLLENWKSQGVLLLNSTLTVIKDKANSLAKIGWQTVTDKIIQEISTSGKNCVFILWGNYARNKKSLIDSSKHLILEGVHPSPLSASRGFFGCNHFKLANEYFANQKQAPVNWLNNTL, encoded by the coding sequence ATGAATTTAACATATCTAGCACAAGACTGGGATTCTCTTGATAATTACTGGAAAGACTTTTTCTACAACAACTGTCATAATACAATTCTGGAAATTGATCGGGAACTAACCTTAATATCAAAAAATTCTATAATCTATCCACCTAAAAGCAAAATCTTTTATGCCCTATCAGGGTTAAACCCGGCAAATATTAAAGTGGTAATTATTGGACAAGACCCCTATCATGGAGAAAATCAGGCCAATGGGCTTGCTTTTGCTGTAAATCATGGCACTACCCTTCCCCCATCTCTAAAAAATATTTTTAAAGAGCTGATATTGGAGTTTAATCCAATTTTAACTGAGCTTAATGCATCTTTACTTGAAAACTGGAAATCTCAAGGAGTGTTATTATTAAATAGCACATTGACAGTTATAAAAGATAAAGCAAACTCGCTGGCAAAAATAGGCTGGCAAACTGTAACTGATAAAATCATACAGGAAATTAGTACCTCTGGTAAAAATTGTGTTTTTATCTTATGGGGAAATTATGCGCGTAATAAGAAATCTCTGATAGACTCTAGCAAACATCTTATCCTTGAAGGTGTACATCCTTCTCCTTTATCTGCAAGTCGTGGTTTTTTTGGTTGTAATCACTTTAAACTTGCCAACGAATATTTTGCAAATCAAAAACAAGCTCCTGTAAACTGGCTTAATAATACCTTATAA
- a CDS encoding penicillin-binding protein activator LpoB, translating to MNTNLTRILPIVMLLSLSSCAVNAPVVGSGKVSYGDSNAVETVNTDFGSTDLNMVASQMATALITSGKINQCKTYTVSKVRNKTDQYIDTENITQSIVNNLSNSAQVKSQYVLSSQEMQSQVDELDRQNQSGLYDQGSTAKLGKMQGAQCRLDGYVSNITKDNGQVKDVFYVFNMKLIDVQQGTQLWSNEKQIRKDMTK from the coding sequence ATGAATACAAACCTGACAAGAATTTTGCCAATTGTAATGCTTTTAAGTTTAAGCTCTTGTGCAGTAAATGCACCTGTAGTTGGCAGTGGAAAGGTGAGTTATGGAGATAGTAATGCAGTAGAAACAGTTAATACAGATTTCGGCTCTACTGATTTGAATATGGTAGCTAGCCAAATGGCAACAGCTTTGATAACTTCGGGCAAAATTAACCAGTGTAAAACATATACTGTGTCTAAAGTTCGTAACAAAACTGATCAATACATTGACACTGAAAACATTACTCAAAGTATTGTTAATAATTTATCTAACTCTGCACAGGTTAAAAGCCAGTACGTCCTATCTTCTCAGGAAATGCAAAGTCAGGTTGATGAATTAGATCGTCAAAATCAATCTGGATTATATGACCAAGGTAGTACGGCTAAATTAGGTAAAATGCAGGGTGCTCAATGCCGTCTTGATGGTTATGTAAGCAACATCACTAAAGATAATGGTCAAGTAAAAGATGTTTTCTATGTTTTCAATATGAAACTGATTGACGTACAACAAGGTACACAATTATGGAGTAATGAAAAACAAATCCGCAAAGATATGACAAAATAA
- the hemE gene encoding uroporphyrinogen decarboxylase: MNSNFLNILRNQSATYTPLWLMRQAGRYLPEYRQTRAKAGSFLSLCKNPDLATEVTLQPIRRFNLDASIMFSDILVVPEAMGLNLHFTEGEGPKFDNPINNQADILNLKTIYPAHDLGYVMQTIKNLKQELPKNIPLIGFSGSPWTLACYMLEGGASKNYEKIKALLYQSPDTLHLLLNKIAIAVADYLIEQIKSGVDCIMLFDSWGGVLSEAAFKEFSLKYLDIVIKQIRSLGFSDIPIISFTKGGGNWIEFIDQIGCNAIGVDWTINLAKARKSTQKILQGNLDPVLLSVADSETIIKETKKILDSYYLANNNSYDRLIFNLGHGILPSAKPDNVATLIDTVHSYTQR, from the coding sequence ATGAACAGTAACTTTCTTAATATCTTACGTAATCAATCTGCGACCTATACACCATTATGGTTAATGCGCCAAGCTGGTCGCTACCTGCCAGAGTATCGTCAAACACGCGCTAAAGCAGGAAGTTTTTTAAGTTTATGTAAAAATCCTGATCTGGCAACAGAAGTTACACTTCAGCCAATAAGACGCTTTAATCTTGATGCTTCAATTATGTTTAGCGATATTCTTGTTGTTCCTGAAGCTATGGGTTTGAACCTTCATTTTACAGAAGGTGAAGGACCAAAATTTGATAATCCAATAAATAATCAGGCTGACATACTTAATCTAAAAACCATATATCCTGCACATGATTTAGGTTATGTAATGCAAACGATTAAGAACCTAAAACAGGAACTGCCTAAAAATATTCCTCTTATTGGTTTTAGCGGTTCGCCATGGACATTAGCCTGCTATATGCTGGAAGGTGGAGCAAGCAAAAATTATGAAAAAATAAAAGCATTGCTATATCAATCTCCAGATACTTTGCACCTATTACTTAACAAGATTGCGATTGCAGTAGCTGACTACCTAATTGAACAGATTAAATCTGGTGTTGATTGTATAATGCTTTTTGATAGTTGGGGTGGTGTACTTAGTGAGGCTGCATTTAAAGAATTCTCATTAAAATATCTGGATATAGTGATTAAGCAGATTCGTTCACTTGGGTTTTCTGATATACCAATTATTTCTTTCACCAAAGGTGGCGGAAACTGGATTGAATTTATTGATCAAATAGGCTGCAATGCGATTGGCGTTGACTGGACAATAAATCTGGCAAAAGCGAGAAAAAGTACACAGAAAATACTACAAGGAAATTTGGATCCAGTACTATTGTCAGTAGCAGATAGTGAGACAATTATAAAAGAAACAAAAAAAATATTGGATAGCTATTACTTAGCAAATAACAATAGTTACGATCGCCTGATTTTTAATCTTGGGCATGGGATACTACCAAGTGCCAAGCCAGACAATGTAGCTACTCTTATTGATACAGTACACAGTTATACCCAGCGTTAA